One region of Alcanivorax sediminis genomic DNA includes:
- a CDS encoding ATP-dependent DNA helicase: MTSARSHLTDLTRFAPLLPGYQPREPQLEMAEAVEKAIRGGGTLMVEAETGTGKTLAYLVPALLSEGPTLVSTGTKSLQDQLFFKDLPLVRKALGLPRKVALLKGRANYLCPYRLELHQEEARFLTRETVEQMQIVAHWAGRTRTGDIAELQQLPEDAPIWPWVTSTADNCLGTDCPSYQECPLMNARKEAQEADLVVVNHHLFFADAALRGSGAGMELLPSANTVIFDEAHQLPEIAAAFFGDTLSTRQVQELGRDSLSEAGQTSADLATLNQLIASVEKGCLDFRLSLGEMERRAPWSDVWENEAVMQAGEDLLEALRQLDVFLGPLGKASRGMEACSRRASEHVDCLAAYLKGDQPNRVYWFETFKRTVVLHSTPLSVSAQLRAQRERNPCSWILTSATLSVGGRFEHIQKRLGLDSADTLRLESPFDFKKQAVFYAPDGLPQPNDPDYTRALTEAMVPVIKAAGGRTFFLFTSHRALREAAAILRSAVDYPLLVQGESGRRELLDTFRDKGNAVLLGTSSFWEGIDVRGEALSCVIIDKLPFGSPGDPVAAARIEHINRNGGNAFRDYQLPQAVLALRQGAGRLIRDPQDTGLLVVADPRLLTKSYGKLFVNSLPNMTRTRKLDVVQRFFAYLARQGQTSQAGVPSNESAPGIPAAANEQPSGVSTGQREA, translated from the coding sequence GTGACGAGTGCCCGTTCCCATCTTACCGATTTGACGCGTTTCGCGCCGCTGTTGCCCGGCTATCAGCCCCGTGAGCCCCAGCTGGAAATGGCTGAGGCCGTTGAAAAGGCGATCCGTGGTGGTGGCACCCTGATGGTGGAAGCGGAAACGGGCACTGGCAAGACGCTGGCCTATCTGGTGCCAGCGCTGCTGTCTGAGGGCCCGACCCTGGTCTCTACTGGTACCAAGAGCCTGCAGGACCAGCTTTTTTTCAAGGACCTGCCCCTGGTGCGCAAGGCGCTGGGCTTGCCGCGCAAGGTGGCATTGCTGAAGGGCCGGGCGAACTATCTGTGTCCTTATCGTCTTGAGCTGCATCAGGAAGAGGCTCGTTTTCTGACCCGGGAAACCGTAGAGCAGATGCAGATCGTCGCCCATTGGGCAGGCCGAACCCGTACCGGTGATATTGCGGAACTGCAGCAACTCCCGGAAGACGCTCCAATCTGGCCCTGGGTTACCAGCACCGCGGATAACTGTCTGGGCACCGACTGCCCAAGTTATCAGGAGTGCCCCCTGATGAATGCCCGCAAGGAAGCGCAGGAGGCGGATCTGGTGGTGGTCAACCATCACCTGTTCTTCGCCGATGCGGCCCTGCGAGGCAGTGGGGCGGGAATGGAGTTGCTGCCCAGCGCCAATACGGTGATTTTCGATGAGGCCCATCAGCTGCCGGAAATCGCGGCTGCCTTTTTTGGGGATACCCTCAGCACCCGCCAGGTACAGGAACTGGGTCGTGACAGCCTGTCTGAAGCTGGGCAGACCAGCGCAGATCTGGCTACGCTGAACCAGCTTATCGCCAGCGTAGAGAAAGGCTGCCTGGATTTCCGGCTGAGCCTGGGCGAGATGGAGCGACGCGCACCCTGGTCTGACGTCTGGGAGAACGAGGCGGTGATGCAGGCAGGCGAAGACCTGCTGGAGGCATTGCGTCAACTGGATGTGTTTCTAGGCCCTCTGGGTAAGGCCAGCCGTGGCATGGAAGCCTGCTCTCGGCGTGCCAGCGAGCATGTGGACTGCCTGGCGGCCTACCTGAAGGGCGATCAACCTAACCGGGTGTACTGGTTTGAGACGTTCAAACGGACCGTGGTGCTACACAGCACGCCCTTGTCCGTGTCGGCCCAGCTGCGCGCCCAGAGGGAGCGCAACCCTTGTAGCTGGATCCTGACCTCCGCGACGCTGTCAGTGGGTGGGCGCTTTGAGCATATCCAGAAGCGCCTGGGCCTGGATTCGGCAGACACCCTTCGTCTGGAAAGTCCTTTCGATTTCAAGAAGCAGGCGGTGTTTTATGCACCCGACGGATTGCCACAACCCAATGATCCCGATTACACCCGTGCCCTGACCGAAGCCATGGTGCCAGTCATCAAGGCCGCAGGCGGGCGCACTTTCTTTCTCTTTACCAGTCATCGTGCTCTGCGTGAGGCCGCGGCTATCCTGCGCTCTGCGGTGGATTATCCCCTGCTGGTGCAAGGCGAATCGGGTCGACGTGAACTCCTGGATACGTTCAGGGACAAAGGTAATGCCGTGCTGTTGGGTACCAGCAGTTTTTGGGAGGGCATTGATGTCCGGGGTGAGGCGCTCAGCTGCGTGATCATCGACAAGCTGCCATTTGGCTCACCAGGTGACCCGGTGGCGGCAGCCCGTATCGAGCACATCAACCGCAATGGCGGTAATGCATTCCGGGACTACCAGTTGCCCCAAGCGGTACTGGCATTGCGTCAGGGGGCCGGGCGCCTGATCCGTGACCCCCAGGATACCGGCTTGCTGGTGGTGGCAGACCCTCGTTTGTTGACCAAGAGTTACGGCAAGCTGTTCGTCAACAGCTTGCCCAACATGACCCGCACTCGAAAGCTGGATGTGGTCCAGCGTTTCTTTGCCTACCTGGCCCGACAGGGGCAGACATCACAGGCAGGTGTGCCGTCTAACGAATCTGCTCCGGGTATTCCTGCGGCCGCTAACGAGCAGCCCTCCGGAGTCTCAACAGGACAACGCGAAGCATGA
- a CDS encoding molybdenum cofactor guanylyltransferase — protein sequence MKDYTLIILAGGKGSRMGGADKGLMTLEGRPLVAHLLEHLQPRPARIIISANRNPSIYRHWADQVVEDLRPGFPGPMAGLEAALTAASGLCLCLPCDLVQPPSTLAADLLHRSGPEYVCVARDPIRRQPLCLALHAEPWRDNLSHYLDDGGRSAYGWLEQLPVREVAVATPVQNLNHAEHLMPDA from the coding sequence ATGAAAGACTATACCCTGATCATCCTGGCAGGCGGAAAAGGCTCGAGAATGGGCGGTGCGGACAAGGGGCTCATGACGCTGGAGGGCAGACCGCTGGTGGCTCATCTGCTGGAGCATCTGCAGCCCCGCCCTGCCCGCATCATCATCAGCGCCAATCGCAACCCGTCCATCTACCGTCATTGGGCGGATCAGGTGGTTGAAGATCTGCGTCCTGGTTTTCCGGGCCCCATGGCCGGCCTGGAAGCCGCGCTGACGGCGGCCTCAGGGCTATGTCTCTGCCTTCCCTGCGATCTGGTCCAGCCCCCTTCCACACTGGCTGCTGACCTGCTGCACAGGTCCGGCCCCGAGTACGTCTGTGTCGCCCGGGATCCCATCCGCCGCCAGCCCCTGTGTCTGGCACTGCATGCAGAGCCGTGGCGCGACAACCTGAGCCACTACCTTGATGATGGGGGTCGCAGCGCCTACGGATGGCTGGAACAACTCCCCGTTCGGGAGGTCGCCGTAGCAACACCGGTACAGAATCTGAATCATGCGGAACACCTGATGCCTGATGCCTGA
- a CDS encoding SCP2 sterol-binding domain-containing protein encodes MSLEFLSEEWFAKVKELRDAAGEIAAPGALAELVINITVSHDQGEKLLALVAGMIEEGHHDAAETTMILPSDLAKRIFIEGDQSAGMQGFMSGQIRIEGDMSKLMLLQTAQPSADQVALMKQIQEVTA; translated from the coding sequence ATGAGCCTGGAATTTCTGTCTGAAGAGTGGTTTGCGAAGGTTAAAGAACTGCGTGATGCAGCCGGTGAGATCGCAGCGCCGGGTGCGCTGGCTGAGCTGGTGATCAACATCACCGTGTCTCACGATCAGGGCGAAAAACTGTTGGCTTTGGTTGCCGGTATGATCGAAGAAGGCCACCACGACGCGGCTGAAACCACCATGATCCTGCCTTCCGACCTGGCCAAGCGTATCTTTATTGAAGGCGACCAGTCCGCCGGTATGCAGGGCTTCATGAGCGGCCAGATCCGCATCGAAGGCGACATGAGCAAGCTGATGCTGCTGCAGACCGCGCAGCCGTCCGCTGATCAGGTTGCCCTGATGAAGCAGATCCAGGAAGTGACTGCCTGA
- a CDS encoding ammonium transporter, producing the protein MKKLLAVLLMLPSLAMAEGLDTGDSAWILTATALVLFMTLPGLSLFYGGLVRSKNVLSVLMQCFAITCAVSLVWLIGGYSLAFSDGGSMNAWIGGLQHVFFDGITRETLEGTLPKSLHGLFQMTFAIITPALIIGAFAERMRFGPMLVFSVLWLLAVYIPVCHWVWGGGWLAELGVYDFAGGIVVHITAGVAALVAAKVLGNRKGFPNQGMMPHNMTMTVTGAGMLWVGWFGFNGGSALAANGDAAMAMLVTHISAAAASLAWITMEWKKFGKPSALGIVTGMVAGLGTITPASGFVGPAAALVIGLTAGVVCFYAVIFIKHKLKIDDSLDVFPVHGVGGILGTLFAGVFASTELGLFSGYGFAKAEYTMMDQLGVQALGVVSTFAYTAIITWALLKLIGLFANLRVESDEETQGLDIALHEERGYDL; encoded by the coding sequence ATGAAGAAGTTGCTTGCGGTATTGCTGATGTTGCCCTCGCTGGCCATGGCGGAGGGTCTTGATACAGGGGATAGCGCCTGGATTCTCACCGCCACTGCGCTGGTGCTGTTCATGACCCTGCCTGGTCTGAGCCTCTTCTACGGCGGTCTGGTGCGCAGCAAAAACGTACTGTCCGTCCTGATGCAGTGCTTTGCTATTACCTGTGCAGTGTCACTTGTCTGGCTTATTGGAGGTTACTCCCTGGCGTTTTCCGATGGCGGCAGCATGAACGCCTGGATTGGCGGGCTGCAGCATGTGTTTTTTGACGGCATCACCCGTGAAACCCTGGAAGGAACCCTTCCGAAGAGCCTGCATGGTCTGTTCCAGATGACCTTCGCCATTATCACCCCGGCCCTGATCATTGGTGCCTTTGCCGAGCGTATGCGCTTCGGCCCCATGCTGGTGTTCTCGGTGCTGTGGTTGCTGGCGGTCTACATTCCGGTTTGTCACTGGGTGTGGGGCGGTGGCTGGCTCGCTGAGCTGGGTGTGTATGATTTTGCTGGTGGTATCGTGGTGCACATCACGGCCGGTGTGGCTGCGCTGGTGGCAGCCAAGGTGCTGGGTAACCGCAAAGGCTTCCCCAATCAGGGGATGATGCCACACAACATGACCATGACGGTGACCGGGGCAGGCATGCTGTGGGTAGGCTGGTTCGGCTTCAATGGTGGCTCCGCTCTGGCGGCCAACGGCGATGCGGCCATGGCCATGCTGGTGACTCATATTTCCGCGGCAGCAGCTTCTCTGGCCTGGATCACCATGGAATGGAAGAAGTTTGGCAAGCCTTCGGCGTTGGGTATTGTCACCGGCATGGTGGCAGGGCTGGGTACGATTACGCCGGCGTCAGGCTTTGTTGGTCCGGCGGCTGCACTGGTGATTGGTCTGACGGCTGGGGTGGTGTGCTTTTACGCGGTGATCTTCATCAAGCATAAGCTGAAGATTGATGATTCCCTGGATGTGTTCCCGGTTCACGGGGTGGGCGGTATTCTCGGCACCCTGTTTGCCGGTGTATTTGCTTCTACCGAACTTGGCTTGTTCTCCGGTTATGGTTTCGCAAAGGCGGAATATACCATGATGGATCAGCTGGGTGTGCAGGCATTGGGCGTGGTGTCCACGTTTGCCTACACGGCCATTATCACCTGGGCATTGCTCAAGCTGATTGGTCTGTTCGCCAATCTGCGTGTTGAGAGTGACGAAGAAACCCAGGGCCTGGATATTGCCCTCCACGAAGAGCGCGGTTACGACCTCTGA
- a CDS encoding P-II family nitrogen regulator, with the protein MKMLTAVIKPFKADEVRDALAQIGVQGLTITEVKGFGRQKGHTELYRGAEYVVDFVPKIKMELAVREDQLDQAIEAIMSAAGTGKIGDGKIFVHDLEQVIRIRTGETGQEAI; encoded by the coding sequence ATGAAAATGCTGACTGCGGTGATCAAGCCGTTCAAGGCAGATGAAGTGCGCGATGCGCTGGCCCAGATTGGGGTGCAGGGGCTGACCATCACTGAAGTGAAAGGCTTTGGCCGCCAGAAGGGACACACCGAGTTGTATCGGGGGGCGGAATACGTTGTGGACTTTGTTCCCAAGATAAAGATGGAGCTGGCGGTGCGCGAAGACCAGCTGGATCAGGCCATCGAAGCGATCATGAGCGCAGCGGGAACCGGCAAGATCGGTGACGGCAAGATTTTTGTCCACGACCTTGAACAGGTTATTCGTATTCGCACCGGTGAAACCGGCCAGGAAGCCATTTAA
- a CDS encoding tetratricopeptide repeat protein gives MQPNSYIIDATEQNIQQVLEQSRQIPVLISFWSSRSQPSMEMAPALERIVNEYQGKLVLAKVNVDEQQMLASQFGLQALPSLKLVFQGQLVNELEGAQTEQSLRQWLAPIVDPEAAEAQQEEGFIEQVRMAIEAGHGEQAEAALRQTLQQTPDKHAIRALLVEYLLGQGSLDEAQSVLAEVTEDAEPLRPFRARFALLDKLEGEGQSLKDLEVRISDAPTPEDLYAHGLQAAAAGQFRAGLESLLVLLRDHRDYKEGIARSALLEVFECLPKGDPLASEYRRKMFNYLY, from the coding sequence GTGCAACCGAACAGTTACATCATTGACGCCACCGAGCAGAACATTCAGCAGGTTCTCGAGCAGTCACGGCAGATTCCGGTGCTGATCAGTTTCTGGTCCAGCAGAAGCCAGCCCAGCATGGAAATGGCGCCTGCTCTTGAGCGCATCGTCAACGAGTACCAGGGAAAGTTGGTGCTGGCCAAAGTGAATGTAGATGAACAGCAGATGTTGGCCAGTCAGTTCGGGCTGCAGGCACTGCCGAGTCTGAAATTGGTCTTTCAGGGCCAGCTGGTCAATGAGCTGGAGGGTGCCCAGACTGAGCAAAGCTTGCGCCAGTGGCTGGCACCCATCGTGGATCCCGAGGCAGCAGAAGCCCAGCAGGAAGAAGGGTTCATAGAGCAGGTACGAATGGCGATTGAAGCCGGCCATGGCGAGCAGGCTGAAGCTGCCTTGCGACAAACCTTACAGCAAACCCCTGACAAGCACGCCATTCGGGCCTTGCTGGTAGAATACCTGTTGGGGCAAGGGAGCCTGGATGAAGCGCAATCGGTGCTGGCGGAAGTCACCGAAGATGCCGAGCCGCTGAGACCCTTCCGTGCCCGATTTGCCTTGCTCGACAAGCTGGAAGGAGAGGGGCAAAGCCTAAAGGATCTGGAAGTGCGCATCAGTGATGCTCCGACTCCTGAGGACCTTTATGCCCATGGTCTTCAGGCCGCCGCAGCGGGTCAGTTTCGTGCCGGGCTCGAATCTCTGCTGGTGCTGCTACGCGACCACCGGGATTACAAGGAAGGCATTGCCCGCAGTGCCTTGCTGGAAGTCTTTGAATGTCTGCCGAAAGGGGACCCGTTGGCCAGTGAGTACCGCCGCAAGATGTTCAACTATCTTTATTGA
- a CDS encoding acyl-CoA dehydrogenase, protein MLSLLAIVVLIATLMTLFYQRVSRGIGSVVFVVIWLLSAFLAPWLVNPLALVVLAAGVTLLNHVDLRQKFISRPVYGALGKVMPAIGDTEREAIEAGTTWFEADLFSGRPDWENFSHIQFSTLNDEEQSFLDNEVQELCDMLDEWKIFHELKDLPPEVWDFLKHKGFFSLIIPREYGGKAFSPYAQSRIMSKIATRSLTAAVTAMVPNSLGPGELLAEYGTQEQKDRWLPGLAKGDEIPCFGLTGPEAGSDAGAIPDTGVICKGKIDGKEVLGMRLNFAKRWITLAPVATVVGLAFKLYDPDHLLGDKEELGITCALIPADTKGVEIGRRHYPGSPFMNGPINGKDVFVSLDAIIGGPDMAGKGWRMLIECLGAGRGVSLPALATASGEMGYRMTGAFGRIRRQFNTSVGDFEGVQEASAEVAAIAYTLEAYRHLVTRSLEDGAPSVVTAMAKYHSTEMMRELINHGMDIAGGRGIQLGPRNFLALPYQSTPIAITVEGANILTRSLMIFGQGAMRCHPYLYDELQAIQAEDKEKGLQAFDALFFTHAGHTLGNISSAVLQALAGQYLSDAPANADAFSAPWYRLVNRYSAVLASTADMALALLGGDLKRRELLSARLGDVHSQLLIACAILKYHATLPRDEANDAHASYALRRAFSRAHDALEAFYRNFGFYGIGHVLKGLFFPFGRPCKAQAPGDDQIRQLGEMIMEPSSVRDALAEPAYISQDPEDAIGRVETTFNKLLEVEPGWLAYLKANGKGQLEGSSVLDKLKDAAAKGIISESQVDAINEYDAMRYDCLLTDAFDKNLKKVKVHAERPVM, encoded by the coding sequence ATGCTTAGCCTTCTGGCTATTGTAGTGTTGATTGCCACCCTTATGACCCTGTTTTATCAACGGGTCAGCAGGGGGATTGGCAGTGTTGTATTTGTCGTCATCTGGTTATTAAGTGCCTTTCTCGCTCCCTGGTTGGTGAACCCGCTAGCCCTCGTGGTCCTCGCTGCAGGTGTTACCCTTCTCAATCATGTTGACCTGCGTCAGAAGTTCATTTCCCGACCAGTTTATGGCGCCTTGGGCAAAGTGATGCCTGCCATTGGCGATACCGAACGGGAGGCCATCGAAGCCGGCACCACCTGGTTCGAGGCAGATCTGTTCTCTGGCCGCCCGGATTGGGAAAACTTTTCGCATATCCAGTTCTCCACGCTCAATGATGAGGAACAGTCGTTTCTGGACAACGAAGTTCAGGAGTTGTGCGACATGCTGGATGAATGGAAGATTTTTCATGAACTCAAGGATCTTCCCCCCGAGGTTTGGGATTTTCTCAAGCACAAGGGCTTTTTCAGCCTGATCATTCCCCGGGAGTATGGCGGCAAGGCATTTTCGCCCTATGCGCAGAGCCGCATCATGAGCAAGATTGCCACCCGCTCACTCACCGCCGCCGTGACCGCCATGGTGCCCAACTCCCTCGGCCCTGGTGAGCTCCTCGCGGAATACGGCACCCAGGAGCAGAAGGACCGTTGGCTCCCGGGCCTGGCCAAAGGCGATGAAATTCCCTGCTTTGGTCTTACCGGACCGGAGGCCGGCTCTGATGCGGGCGCCATTCCCGACACCGGCGTGATCTGCAAAGGCAAGATTGACGGTAAAGAAGTGCTGGGCATGCGCCTGAACTTTGCCAAACGCTGGATTACCCTTGCCCCGGTGGCTACCGTGGTTGGCCTTGCCTTTAAACTGTACGATCCGGATCACCTGCTTGGGGATAAGGAAGAGCTGGGCATTACCTGTGCCCTGATTCCCGCCGACACGAAAGGCGTGGAAATCGGCCGTCGTCATTACCCCGGCTCTCCGTTCATGAACGGTCCCATCAATGGCAAGGATGTATTCGTGTCACTGGACGCCATCATTGGTGGCCCGGATATGGCCGGCAAAGGCTGGCGTATGCTGATCGAGTGCCTTGGTGCGGGTCGAGGTGTCTCCCTGCCCGCCCTGGCAACCGCCAGCGGTGAAATGGGTTATCGCATGACCGGCGCCTTTGGTCGTATCCGCCGTCAGTTCAATACCTCCGTGGGCGATTTTGAAGGTGTGCAGGAAGCATCCGCAGAAGTGGCTGCCATTGCTTATACTCTGGAAGCATATCGTCACCTGGTGACCCGCTCTCTTGAAGACGGTGCGCCATCCGTGGTGACAGCCATGGCCAAATACCACTCCACCGAAATGATGCGCGAGCTGATCAACCATGGCATGGATATCGCTGGTGGCCGTGGCATTCAGTTAGGTCCGCGAAACTTCCTCGCACTTCCTTACCAGTCCACCCCCATCGCCATTACCGTGGAGGGAGCAAACATTCTCACCCGCTCCCTGATGATCTTTGGCCAGGGCGCCATGCGCTGTCATCCGTACCTGTATGACGAGTTGCAGGCTATTCAGGCCGAGGACAAGGAAAAAGGGCTCCAGGCGTTTGATGCCCTGTTCTTTACGCATGCTGGGCACACGCTTGGCAACATAAGCAGCGCTGTACTGCAGGCGCTTGCGGGCCAGTATCTCTCCGATGCACCGGCAAATGCAGATGCCTTCAGTGCCCCCTGGTACCGCCTGGTTAATCGCTACAGTGCGGTATTGGCAAGTACCGCAGACATGGCACTTGCCCTGCTGGGCGGGGACCTCAAGCGGCGCGAGCTGTTGTCGGCTCGTCTCGGTGATGTCCACAGTCAATTATTGATTGCCTGTGCCATCCTGAAATACCACGCCACCCTGCCTCGGGATGAGGCCAACGATGCCCATGCGAGCTATGCACTGCGCCGGGCCTTCAGCCGTGCACACGACGCCCTGGAAGCGTTCTATCGCAACTTTGGTTTCTATGGCATTGGCCATGTCCTGAAGGGGCTTTTCTTCCCGTTTGGTCGCCCCTGCAAGGCACAAGCGCCGGGAGATGACCAGATCCGCCAACTGGGTGAAATGATCATGGAACCCAGCTCGGTGCGTGATGCACTGGCAGAACCGGCCTACATTTCCCAGGACCCGGAAGACGCTATCGGTCGGGTGGAGACAACCTTCAACAAGTTGCTGGAAGTGGAACCGGGCTGGCTGGCGTACCTGAAGGCCAATGGCAAGGGGCAGCTGGAGGGCAGCAGCGTTCTGGACAAACTCAAGGACGCTGCCGCCAAGGGCATCATCAGCGAGTCCCAGGTGGATGCCATCAACGAGTACGATGCCATGCGTTACGACTGTCTGCTCACCGATGCCTTTGACAAGAATCTGAAGAAGGTGAAAGTCCACGCGGAGAGACCGGTGATGTAG
- the minC gene encoding septum site-determining protein MinC, whose product MTAVVEEKSVLEFKGRMLMMTVLQLNTLDAHKLHQEISQRLDDAAEWLQQAPVVIDIPASVEIDTADLMPAVDTLRNLGVNLVALARNERIDEATAAMVGLGTLSLSGGRDIPRRSEAPRQESAQQESAPSAAEKVETLVIDQPVRSGQQVYSRGDMIVLAPVSTGAELMAEGNIHVYSNLRGRAMAGVRGDTSARIFCQQLNAELVSIAGHYRVAEDLPDAHRNQPVHLSLQGEAMHFTALK is encoded by the coding sequence ATGACAGCAGTCGTAGAAGAAAAATCTGTACTCGAATTCAAGGGCCGCATGCTGATGATGACGGTCCTGCAGCTCAACACCCTGGACGCACACAAGCTGCATCAGGAAATCAGCCAGCGTCTGGATGACGCGGCAGAGTGGCTGCAACAGGCCCCCGTGGTCATCGATATCCCCGCAAGCGTGGAGATCGATACCGCAGATCTGATGCCTGCGGTGGATACCCTGCGCAATCTGGGCGTCAATCTGGTTGCTCTGGCTCGCAATGAGCGCATTGATGAAGCCACCGCTGCCATGGTTGGTCTGGGTACTCTGAGTCTGAGCGGCGGACGCGATATCCCCCGCCGTAGCGAAGCCCCCCGACAGGAAAGTGCCCAGCAAGAATCCGCCCCGTCCGCGGCCGAGAAGGTGGAAACCCTGGTGATTGATCAGCCGGTGCGTTCCGGGCAGCAGGTTTACAGCCGCGGGGACATGATTGTACTGGCACCGGTGAGCACCGGGGCCGAACTGATGGCAGAAGGCAATATCCACGTTTACAGCAACCTGCGCGGCCGAGCCATGGCCGGGGTCAGGGGCGATACCAGTGCCCGAATTTTCTGTCAGCAGCTCAACGCAGAGCTGGTGTCGATCGCAGGGCATTATCGGGTAGCAGAAGATCTACCCGACGCACACCGAAACCAGCCTGTGCACCTGTCCCTGCAGGGCGAGGCGATGCATTTTACCGCGCTTAAATAG
- the minD gene encoding septum site-determining protein MinD, whose translation MTKIVVVTSGKGGVGKTTTSAALATGLALRGFKTTVIDFDVGLRNLDLIMGCERRVVYDLVNVINGDANIKQALIKDKKVDNLFILPASQTRDKDALTQEGVEGVFNALRDDMQMDYIICDSPAGIEKGALMAAYFADEAVVVTNPEVSSVRDSDRMIGILASKTRRAELGEGDIPARLLLTRYSPERVEKGEMLSVEDVQEILAIELLGVVPESQAVLNASNSGNPVILDTDSDAGQAYSDAVARFLGDQLPHRFTTVNKKGLLGRLFGG comes from the coding sequence GTGACAAAGATCGTGGTCGTGACATCCGGCAAGGGTGGCGTCGGCAAAACCACTACCAGTGCGGCACTGGCTACTGGGCTTGCCCTGCGCGGTTTTAAAACCACCGTTATCGATTTTGATGTGGGCTTGCGCAACCTGGATCTGATCATGGGCTGCGAACGCCGGGTGGTCTACGATCTGGTGAATGTGATCAATGGCGATGCCAACATCAAGCAGGCTCTGATCAAGGACAAGAAGGTGGACAACCTGTTCATCCTTCCTGCCTCCCAGACCCGTGACAAGGACGCCCTCACCCAGGAAGGGGTGGAAGGTGTGTTCAATGCACTGCGTGATGACATGCAGATGGACTACATCATCTGTGACAGCCCGGCCGGTATCGAGAAAGGCGCCCTGATGGCCGCCTACTTCGCTGATGAGGCGGTGGTGGTAACCAACCCGGAGGTGTCCAGCGTACGGGACTCCGACCGCATGATCGGCATCCTGGCGAGCAAGACCCGCCGTGCCGAACTCGGTGAGGGGGACATCCCTGCCCGCCTGCTGCTGACCCGCTATTCGCCAGAGCGTGTCGAGAAAGGCGAAATGCTGTCAGTGGAAGATGTGCAGGAAATTCTCGCCATTGAACTGCTGGGTGTGGTTCCGGAATCCCAGGCCGTTCTCAATGCCAGTAACTCCGGTAACCCGGTGATTCTGGATACGGATTCTGATGCGGGTCAGGCCTACAGCGATGCTGTCGCGCGTTTCCTGGGAGACCAGCTGCCTCACCGCTTCACTACTGTTAACAAGAAAGGTCTACTGGGCCGACTGTTTGGGGGCTAA
- the minE gene encoding cell division topological specificity factor MinE, translating into MSIFSYLLPKKQTSASVAKERLQIIVARERSTRGGPDYLPQLQEELLQVVRKYVPVDQDAVNIQLDRESGCEILELNITLPEGAP; encoded by the coding sequence ATGAGCATCTTCAGTTATCTGCTTCCCAAGAAGCAGACGAGCGCGTCAGTCGCCAAGGAGCGGTTGCAAATTATTGTTGCCCGTGAACGTTCCACTCGTGGCGGGCCAGACTACCTTCCGCAACTGCAGGAAGAGCTACTACAGGTAGTACGCAAATATGTTCCTGTTGATCAGGATGCGGTCAACATTCAGCTGGACAGGGAATCAGGTTGTGAGATTCTCGAGCTGAATATCACTCTGCCGGAAGGGGCACCGTAA